A segment of the Populus alba chromosome 9, ASM523922v2, whole genome shotgun sequence genome:
CATCCagccttcaaaaaaaaaaagaaaaaagactcaGTACAGAGACAATTAGATACAGAAGGGATTAGAAACTAGTATATAGGGcagtgaaatgaaaaaaaaaaaattaatgaagaaagcAGATTGCATATAATAAATCACAAATGGAAATGGATGATGAATATGCAGAAGTTGGAAACAACGTAACTCCCGGTGCTCATCAATTATCTCGTTTGTCTAGATCACCGACATTTGTGTTGCCAACTACACTGTTGGATGAACTATCCTGTACACTACGAGAAGAAGAACATCTACTTGAAGAACTCTCTTTTGTAACACTGCTTTCCTTCCCCatggattttttagattttctttgtaCTGAAGTTAAGTCCTGcaaacattattatattaattaatacacAATTACTAATAATGAAGTCTAAGACGTTTCCAATTCCTTGTGTCTCTCAGAAGTCAAAACTAATCTGAAAGGCTGCTGCAATTTACCTGATCTGCTGTGGATCCCGGAGTCTTCAATTCCAGGTCCGTGGTAACATCATTAGAATCCTCGCTTTTCTCAATCTTGCTCTCTCCTGAAGATTTATTCTTTGAATCCTGTTTCACTGAAACGTGGGATCGACTAGCAGACTGTGCTAGAGAAGAAACATGCTGGGCAGACTGCTGATCAAACAGGGTATTAGGGGCTATGTACGGAACAAAAGTTGAACAAGGGTTATGAATGACTGCAGGATTCTGATTTCCATAAAAGGGGTATGGCTGCATGGACGGATGCATTGGAATTGGCCCGGGAGGCATTGGCACTGGCATGGGAAAGGGATAGGAAGGTGGGGCCATCATAACCGAGTGATCCATGGCAGCCCATGGGTATGTAGCCCTGAGCTGTTGCTGACACTGAATATTAAGATTCTCAACATCTGATTTAAGAGATGCCTTCTCTTCTCTAAGGTCATTTTTTTCTAGCATCAGCTGTTTGCGAAACATTGCAAGATTAAGCATACCATGCCAATCACCATCATGACTAAAAAACTacagaaattaaaagattaccTCACGAGACTCTTCACTCAATGCAGCATGCTCAGCCTTGAGTTTGTCAACTTTTGAAGTCAAATCCTTCAGCAGCTGAACTGTGTCAGCTAGAATGGTTGCTTTGTCATTTTTGGGTCTATCAGGATCTGTCATCAAAATCACCACATGGAGATCAAAAGGACATAACCACATACCACTAACAACCCATTCTGATTGCAATCATATGATGCTTCAATATCAAACCAATTAACAA
Coding sequences within it:
- the LOC118058776 gene encoding transcription factor bHLH121: MDPFTDFNPPPPVPRHVPSTHPDPISSEAELKDSVAARKIQKADREKLRRDRLNEHFVELGNTLDPDRPKNDKATILADTVQLLKDLTSKVDKLKAEHAALSEESRELMLEKNDLREEKASLKSDVENLNIQCQQQLRATYPWAAMDHSVMMAPPSYPFPMPVPMPPGPIPMHPSMQPYPFYGNQNPAVIHNPCSTFVPYIAPNTLFDQQSAQHVSSLAQSASRSHVSVKQDSKNKSSGESKIEKSEDSNDVTTDLELKTPGSTADQDLTSVQRKSKKSMGKESSVTKESSSSRCSSSRSVQDSSSNSVVGNTNVGDLDKRDN